A DNA window from Bdellovibrio sp. BCCA contains the following coding sequences:
- a CDS encoding substrate-binding domain-containing protein has product MKRLILGLIALLVFSSVQAAETNSNETNPPSITIGVIPGGNPENLREQGLNLAKELQAKLNIPVNIYISKNYAGLIEAMKTKKVDFAFFSSLTYVFAEEQAQAKVLLKKVWNQPFYYSAIITPQRSGIKKLKDLKGKRIAFVDDKSSSGYLYPQVALRKIGLTDKDFKEVAFSGNHQASIQFLEANRVDAAAVFSDDEKGTQGAWVKFGTNKKAKYRIIWMSAPIPNDPFCVRQDFYDTYPKTTHTLMFALIDILAESQDKNAYSEILGSRDLMPATSKQYDPVREMVKALNLELKP; this is encoded by the coding sequence TTGAAAAGACTCATTCTAGGACTGATTGCACTTCTAGTTTTTTCAAGCGTTCAGGCGGCTGAAACAAATAGCAACGAAACAAACCCACCGTCGATCACCATTGGTGTGATTCCCGGTGGGAATCCCGAAAACCTGCGTGAGCAAGGTTTGAATTTGGCCAAAGAGCTTCAAGCAAAGCTCAATATTCCGGTTAACATTTATATTTCAAAAAACTATGCAGGTCTTATTGAGGCCATGAAAACAAAGAAAGTGGATTTCGCTTTCTTTTCTTCTTTGACGTATGTTTTTGCTGAAGAACAAGCGCAGGCCAAAGTTCTCCTTAAAAAAGTATGGAATCAGCCGTTTTATTATTCGGCGATCATCACTCCGCAAAGATCTGGAATCAAAAAACTGAAGGATCTTAAAGGAAAGCGCATTGCCTTTGTGGATGATAAGTCTTCTTCAGGCTATTTGTATCCGCAAGTGGCACTCAGAAAGATCGGTCTTACAGATAAAGACTTTAAAGAAGTCGCCTTCTCTGGAAATCACCAAGCTTCCATTCAGTTTTTGGAAGCCAACAGAGTCGATGCGGCCGCGGTGTTCAGTGACGACGAAAAGGGAACACAGGGCGCATGGGTGAAATTCGGAACAAATAAAAAAGCCAAATATCGCATTATTTGGATGAGTGCTCCGATTCCTAATGATCCATTCTGTGTTCGTCAGGATTTTTATGACACTTATCCTAAGACAACGCACACTTTGATGTTTGCTTTGATCGACATCTTGGCCGAATCCCAAGATAAAAACGCTTACTCTGAAATTTTAGGTTCTCGCGACTTGATGCCTGCCACTTCTAAACAGTATGATCCTGTTAGGGAGATGGTGAAAGCTCTGAATCTTGAGCTCAAACCATAG